One segment of Nocardia farcinica DNA contains the following:
- a CDS encoding MbtH family protein, whose protein sequence is MSTNPFDDEDGRFFVLVNDEEQHSLWPAFAEVPAGWRVVFGEDSRAACVEYVEKNWTDMRPKSLRDAMAADDAARQGAQS, encoded by the coding sequence ATGAGCACCAACCCCTTCGACGACGAAGACGGCCGGTTCTTCGTCCTGGTCAACGACGAGGAACAGCACTCCCTGTGGCCCGCCTTCGCGGAGGTTCCGGCCGGATGGCGAGTGGTGTTCGGTGAGGACAGCCGCGCCGCGTGCGTGGAGTACGTCGAGAAGAACTGGACCGACATGCGTCCCAAGAGCCTGCGCGACGCGATGGCCGCCGACGACGCGGCCCGGCAGGGCGCCCAGTCCTGA
- a CDS encoding alpha/beta fold hydrolase codes for MPLATVNGISLNYQVKGDRAKGTEAKGSAPLVVMIMGTGSPGRVWELHQVPALLAAGYRVCTFDNRGIAPSFEAADGITIDDLVGDTAGLIELLDEGPALVVGTSMGARVAQELALARPDLVRKAVFMAGHGRLDQFQKTLSLGEHDLDASGITLPPKYEAAVTAVMNLSPATLADANAARDWLDLFEFTGGPVTPGIRAQRRMDHDFDRVQAYRGITVPCLAVGFADDRMIPAYLTREVAEAIPGARYQEVPDAGHFGYLERPEIVNKILLDFFAA; via the coding sequence AGCCAAGGGCACCGAGGCGAAGGGATCGGCGCCGCTGGTCGTCATGATCATGGGCACCGGCAGCCCCGGCCGGGTCTGGGAGCTGCACCAGGTGCCCGCGCTGCTGGCCGCGGGCTACCGCGTGTGCACCTTCGACAACCGCGGCATCGCGCCGTCGTTCGAGGCCGCCGACGGCATCACCATCGACGACCTCGTCGGCGACACCGCGGGCCTGATCGAACTCCTCGACGAGGGCCCCGCGCTGGTGGTCGGCACCTCGATGGGGGCGCGGGTGGCCCAGGAGCTCGCCCTGGCCCGGCCCGACCTGGTGCGCAAGGCGGTCTTCATGGCCGGGCACGGCCGCCTCGACCAGTTCCAGAAGACCCTCTCCCTCGGTGAGCACGACCTCGACGCCAGCGGCATCACCCTGCCGCCGAAGTACGAGGCCGCCGTCACCGCGGTCATGAACCTCTCGCCCGCCACGCTGGCCGACGCCAACGCCGCCCGCGACTGGCTCGACCTGTTCGAGTTCACCGGCGGCCCGGTCACCCCGGGCATCCGCGCCCAGCGGCGGATGGATCACGATTTCGACCGGGTGCAGGCCTACCGCGGCATCACCGTGCCGTGCCTGGCCGTGGGGTTCGCCGACGACCGCATGATCCCCGCCTACCTCACCCGCGAGGTGGCCGAGGCCATCCCCGGCGCCCGCTACCAGGAGGTGCCCGACGCCGGCCACTTCGGCTACCTGGAGCGGCCGGAGATCGTCAACAAGATCCTGCTCGACTTCTTCGCCGCCTGA
- a CDS encoding YbaB/EbfC family nucleoid-associated protein — MDYDLDELRRLQELSAQQLATARRRVSEIEADGAELSFEATSHRGEVTVRVSSTGVVTDISLASGFGDPGKPTWMLADDIDNVSRAIVEAVSRARAKAAEEMRGRFAQAFPEAYELLDDLRGPAAERGAV, encoded by the coding sequence GTGGACTACGACCTGGATGAGCTACGCCGCCTGCAGGAGTTGAGCGCCCAGCAACTCGCGACAGCCCGTCGGCGGGTCAGCGAGATCGAGGCCGACGGTGCAGAGTTGTCGTTCGAGGCGACCTCGCATCGAGGCGAGGTAACCGTGCGAGTGAGTAGCACAGGTGTGGTGACGGACATTTCGCTCGCGTCAGGTTTCGGCGATCCGGGCAAGCCGACGTGGATGTTGGCCGATGACATCGACAACGTGTCGCGGGCGATCGTGGAGGCGGTCTCGCGCGCACGCGCGAAAGCCGCCGAGGAGATGCGGGGTCGGTTCGCCCAGGCATTCCCCGAGGCCTACGAGTTGCTCGATGACCTGCGCGGCCCCGCGGCGGAAAGGGGAGCGGTGTGA
- a CDS encoding helix-turn-helix domain-containing protein: protein MAELGDRLRNIRKRRGLTQIELADRSGVSVATIRAVEQGAQERVRTETARRLAVALRVETSALIVTPDAEEPAATDVELWAEVRRALEGSYAADDSSEPPTVAGVAQTFSEAKPLFRRGRFSELAPMLVPLLRDADHLVSAAPSGDTSARSLRSRIRQMVGWQMVLSWQFDAADTALRLALDDAPDLRAAVPLMDAECWRYIRQGDLAKARDTATRWADDLEPRRITRASRDELAGWGLMLQRVSTTAVRDNRPGEAADALTFAKMAATGIRYGEHDSKDGLLHTFGPVTVAMLEAENAMVADRPDVTLAIGERLEGVKYPLPWPWNRHRLDVAAAYAATGRPADALAVLHQIRRDLPEWLVKQRYARDIMAGMIDKRRTLTPEMRELADFVGVPY, encoded by the coding sequence ATGGCTGAACTCGGGGACCGGCTGCGCAACATCCGAAAGCGACGCGGCCTCACGCAGATAGAGCTTGCCGACCGATCGGGTGTGTCGGTCGCAACCATCCGCGCTGTAGAGCAAGGGGCACAGGAACGGGTACGCACCGAGACCGCTCGGCGGCTCGCGGTCGCGTTACGGGTGGAGACCTCCGCGCTCATCGTCACGCCCGACGCCGAGGAACCGGCCGCAACCGATGTCGAGCTGTGGGCGGAGGTCCGGCGCGCGCTCGAAGGCTCTTACGCGGCCGACGATTCCAGCGAGCCGCCCACCGTCGCCGGTGTGGCGCAGACCTTTTCCGAAGCGAAACCGCTTTTCCGCAGGGGTAGGTTCAGCGAACTGGCCCCGATGCTGGTGCCGCTGCTGCGTGACGCCGACCATCTGGTGAGCGCGGCCCCCTCCGGCGACACGTCTGCGCGGTCGCTGCGCAGCCGCATCCGACAGATGGTCGGTTGGCAGATGGTGTTGAGCTGGCAGTTCGACGCCGCCGATACCGCGCTGCGCCTGGCCCTGGACGACGCGCCGGACCTGCGCGCGGCGGTGCCGCTCATGGACGCCGAGTGCTGGCGTTACATCCGGCAAGGCGACCTCGCGAAAGCACGGGACACCGCGACCCGCTGGGCTGACGACCTGGAGCCGCGTCGGATCACCAGGGCGTCGCGTGATGAATTGGCCGGATGGGGACTGATGTTGCAGCGGGTCAGTACTACCGCCGTGCGTGACAACAGGCCGGGGGAAGCGGCCGACGCGCTGACCTTCGCAAAGATGGCCGCGACCGGTATTCGATACGGCGAGCACGATTCCAAGGACGGCCTGCTCCACACCTTCGGCCCTGTCACAGTCGCCATGCTGGAGGCCGAGAATGCGATGGTGGCCGACCGGCCCGACGTTACCCTCGCCATCGGTGAGCGGCTGGAGGGCGTGAAATACCCACTGCCTTGGCCGTGGAACCGGCACCGGCTCGACGTGGCCGCGGCCTACGCTGCGACCGGGCGGCCCGCCGACGCATTGGCGGTGCTCCACCAGATTCGGCGCGACCTACCAGAGTGGCTGGTCAAACAGCGGTACGCCCGCGACATCATGGCCGGCATGATCGACAAACGGCGCACTCTCACGCCCGAGATGCGCGAGCTTGCCGATTTCGTCGGCGTGCCTTACTGA